One window of Penaeus chinensis breed Huanghai No. 1 chromosome 1, ASM1920278v2, whole genome shotgun sequence genomic DNA carries:
- the LOC125028169 gene encoding probable cyclin-dependent serine/threonine-protein kinase DDB_G0292550 — protein NNHNNNNHNNNNHNNNNHNNNNHNNNNHNNNNHNNNNHNNNNHNNNNHNNNNHNNNNHNNNNHNNNNHNNNNHNNNNHNNNNHNNNNHNNNNHNNNNHNNNNHNNNNHNNNNHNNNNHNNNNHNNNNHNNNNHNNNNHNNNNHNNNNHNNNNHNNNNHNNNNHNNNNHNNNNHNNNNHNNNNHNNNNHNNNNHNNNNHNNNNHNNNNHNNNNHNNNNHNNNNHNNNNHNNNNHNNNNHNNNNHNNNNHNNNNHNNNNHNNNNHNNNNHNNNNHNNNNHNNNNHNNNNHNNNNHNNNNHNNNNHNNNNHNNNNHNNNNHNNNNHNNNNHNNNNHNNNNHNNNNHNNNNHNNNNHNNNNHNNNNHNNNNHNNNNHNNNNHNNNNHNNNNHNNNNHNNNNHNNNNHNNNNHNNNNHNNNNHNNNNHNNNNHNNNNHNNNNHNNNNHNNNNHNNNNHNNNNHNNNNHNNNNHNNNNHNNNNHNNNNHNNNNHNNNNHNNNNHNNNNHNNNNHNNNNHNNNNHNNNNHNNNNHNNNNHNNNNHNNNNHNNNNHNNNNHNNNNHNNNNHNNNNHNNNNHNNNNHNNNNHNNNNHNNNNHNNNNHNNNNHNNNNHNNNNHNNNNHNNNNHNNNNHNNNNHNNNNHNNNNHNNNNHNNNNHNNNNHNNNNHNNNNHNNNNHNNNNHNNNNHNNNNHNNNNHNNNNHNNNNHNNNNHNNNNHNNNN, from the coding sequence aataatcataataataataatcataataataataatcataataataataatcataataataataatcataataataataatcataataataataatcataataataataatcataataataataatcataataataataatcataataataataatcataataataataatcataataataataatcataataataataatcataataataataatcataataataataatcataataataataatcataataataataatcataataataataatcataataataataatcataataataataatcataataataataatcataataataataatcataataataataatcataataataataatcataataataataatcataataataataatcataataataataatcataataataataatcataataataataatcataataataataatcataataataataatcataataataataatcataataataataatcataataataataatcataataataataatcataataataataatcataataataataatcataataataataatcataataataataatcataataataataatcataataataataatcataataataataatcataataataataatcataataataataatcataataataataatcataataataataatcataataataataatcataataataataatcataataataataatcataataataataatcataataataataatcataataataataatcataataataataatcataataataataatcataataataataatcataataataataatcataataataataatcataataataataatcataataataataatcataataataataatcataataataataatcataataataataatcataataataataatcataataataataatcataataataataatcataataataataatcataataataataatcataataataataatcataataataataatcataataataataatcataataataataatcataataataataatcataataataataatcataataataataatcataataataataatcataataataataatcataataataataatcataataataataatcataataataataatcataataataataatcataataataataatcataataataataatcataataataataatcataataataataatcataataataataatcataataataataatcataataataataatcataataataataatcataataataataatcataataataataatcataataataataatcataataataataatcataataataataatcataataataataatcataataataataatcataataataataatcataataataataatcataataataataatcataataataataatcataataataataatcataataataataatcataataataataatcataataataataatcataataataataatcataataataataatcataataataataatcataataataataatcataataataataatcataataataataatcataataataataatcataataataataatcataataataataatcataataataataatcataataataataatcataataataataatcataataataataatcataataataataatcataataataataatcataataataataatcataataataataatcataataataataatcataataataataatcataataataataatcataataataataatcataataataataatcataataataataatcataataataataatcataataataataatcataataataataatcataataataataatcataataataataatcataataataataatcataataataataatcataataataataatcataataataataatcataataataataatcataataataataatcataataataataatcataataataataatcataataataataatcataataataataatcataataataataatcataataataataat